A window from Leptospira meyeri encodes these proteins:
- a CDS encoding chemotaxis protein CheD — translation MDSPNAVTDRFLNPGEIFFGGPDFRVRTLLGSCVSIVLWHPDKHIGGMCHYLLPSPTDHHLERTHKYGTDAILFFLTEIKKHQSKPNEFFAKIFGGSNMFLHEEKEILKDNSASNVGARNAEFAKKVLKENEIKIISEDTGGTLSRKIYFTVWDGEVWVEKK, via the coding sequence ATGGATTCTCCGAATGCAGTAACTGATCGGTTCTTAAACCCTGGAGAAATTTTCTTCGGTGGACCAGACTTTCGAGTGAGAACCTTACTTGGCTCTTGTGTTTCTATCGTCTTATGGCATCCCGACAAACACATCGGAGGAATGTGTCATTACCTGCTTCCAAGCCCAACAGACCATCACTTAGAGAGAACTCATAAATATGGAACGGATGCTATTTTATTTTTTTTGACAGAAATAAAAAAACACCAATCAAAACCGAATGAATTCTTTGCGAAAATCTTCGGAGGATCCAATATGTTTTTACATGAAGAAAAGGAAATACTGAAAGACAATTCAGCTTCAAATGTAGGAGCACGAAATGCGGAATTCGCAAAAAAGGTTTTAAAGGAAAATGAAATTAAAATCATTTCCGAAGACACCGGTGGAACCTTATCCAGAAAAATATATTTTACAGTCTGGGATGGGGAGGTTTGGGTAGAGAAAAAATAA
- a CDS encoding biotin/lipoyl-containing protein, whose translation MLDKNLKRIQFQESESAWIRSFTVESIKCLIVCRGPVRKETMDVFDAIGVKEYGILLSEKDSIVYPKALAPELRNFRFPENIHRVPDYMGAGKEEKEQRIRQIIGITKDNGYTHIFAGYGFMAEDAEFIEAIEKAGITFMGPSSHVAKGAGAKDEAKKLARSLNVSVTPGVDNITALALLRKTGNSKDGLLKVAKENNLNFSYNDSKALEDNAEDLLQLSYEKTIDITSIPDLQKESSILCEDIWKKYPGKRIRFKYIGGGGGKGQRVISEKSEIDAAVMEILAESKVTAVGSNRNFLIELNIENTRHNEIQLIGNGEWSLSLGGRDCSLQMHEQKLLEISQTVELLQKEADLVRSSNAKKAAILDKDVQTLKDMEHQAEVFGKAIRLNSVSTFECIVEGNSFFFMEVNTRIQVEHRVTEMVYKMKFTNPNDPNDFFYIDSLVEAMAVLSIHGPRVPKPERIVRNVSGAEVRINATNRALQPHAGGIIQNWSNALPEEIRDDQGICTRNPDTGAFVHYNLAGAYDSNVALLVSYGNSRTENLEILGNILRKTELRGQNLETNLLVHYGLIQWILGKDAMFKPSTAFMISYLAGIGALQSVINDLDLEYLWSEKTKAADADLKKILNKKMTLVIRPLERLLANPHLLGGFLGYFDGKLWTRSGNNVTFNENPIQFLDSLYYYLNLDTSEQKPSSEKIWDHDASLLNEAKAFYSELSNRTGLSSWKELSEALAKGKNPSKSLSEDLWNASVASHNGFQAGLETLLLLPKIGIKSNFFGLDVNADLDGVVPDEFKNKDTRDAFIKTLNPPPKMSGDEIVAPMGGMFYSKEAPNLPMLINEGDHFQAGQPLFIIEVMKMFNKILAPVSGTIVKNLMVDSDGKIVTKAQPIFKIKPDEILKEESPEEIRSRKVKVTKELGLG comes from the coding sequence ATGTTAGATAAGAATTTAAAACGCATTCAGTTCCAAGAATCCGAATCTGCATGGATTCGTTCCTTTACTGTAGAATCGATCAAATGCCTCATCGTTTGCCGTGGACCCGTTCGAAAAGAAACTATGGATGTTTTTGATGCAATCGGTGTGAAAGAATACGGGATTTTACTTTCTGAAAAGGATTCCATCGTTTATCCAAAGGCACTGGCACCTGAGCTTCGTAACTTTCGATTCCCAGAAAACATTCACCGCGTTCCTGATTATATGGGAGCGGGTAAAGAAGAGAAAGAACAACGCATTCGCCAAATCATTGGAATCACAAAAGACAATGGATACACTCATATCTTTGCTGGTTACGGATTTATGGCAGAGGATGCCGAATTCATTGAGGCCATTGAAAAAGCAGGGATCACGTTTATGGGACCAAGCTCCCATGTGGCAAAAGGTGCCGGTGCGAAAGACGAAGCAAAGAAACTTGCAAGAAGTTTGAATGTTTCTGTCACTCCAGGTGTTGATAACATAACTGCCCTCGCTTTACTTCGTAAAACTGGAAATTCCAAAGATGGACTTTTGAAAGTCGCAAAGGAAAATAACTTAAACTTTTCTTATAATGACTCCAAAGCATTGGAAGACAATGCGGAAGACTTACTCCAACTTTCTTATGAAAAAACCATAGACATCACTTCCATCCCAGACTTACAAAAAGAGTCTTCCATCCTTTGTGAAGACATTTGGAAAAAGTATCCTGGCAAACGAATCCGATTCAAATACATCGGCGGTGGTGGTGGAAAGGGACAACGTGTCATCAGCGAAAAATCTGAAATTGATGCGGCTGTGATGGAAATTCTTGCGGAATCTAAAGTTACGGCCGTTGGTTCCAACAGAAACTTTCTAATTGAACTTAATATTGAAAACACTCGCCACAACGAAATCCAACTCATAGGAAACGGGGAATGGTCTTTGTCCCTTGGAGGTCGTGATTGTTCTTTGCAGATGCATGAACAAAAACTTTTGGAAATTTCTCAAACAGTTGAGTTATTACAAAAAGAAGCAGATTTAGTTCGTTCCTCCAATGCTAAAAAAGCTGCCATTCTTGACAAAGATGTACAAACTTTAAAAGATATGGAACACCAGGCAGAAGTGTTTGGAAAAGCCATTCGTTTGAATTCTGTTTCCACTTTTGAGTGTATCGTGGAAGGAAATAGTTTCTTCTTTATGGAAGTAAACACAAGGATTCAGGTGGAACACCGTGTCACAGAGATGGTGTATAAAATGAAGTTCACCAATCCAAACGATCCAAATGATTTTTTCTACATTGACTCTCTTGTGGAAGCAATGGCGGTTCTTTCGATCCATGGTCCAAGGGTTCCGAAACCGGAACGAATCGTTAGGAACGTATCTGGTGCAGAAGTTCGGATCAATGCGACAAACCGTGCTCTCCAACCTCACGCAGGTGGGATCATCCAAAATTGGTCAAATGCGCTTCCAGAAGAAATTCGTGATGATCAAGGAATTTGTACTCGTAACCCGGACACTGGTGCGTTTGTTCATTACAACCTAGCAGGAGCATATGATTCGAACGTGGCTCTACTTGTTTCTTATGGTAACTCAAGAACAGAAAACCTTGAAATTTTAGGAAACATTCTTCGTAAAACAGAGCTTAGAGGACAGAATCTCGAAACCAACTTACTTGTTCATTATGGACTCATCCAATGGATTTTGGGTAAGGATGCAATGTTCAAACCATCCACTGCGTTTATGATTTCTTATTTGGCCGGAATTGGTGCTTTGCAATCGGTCATTAACGATTTGGATTTGGAATATCTTTGGTCAGAAAAAACTAAAGCTGCTGATGCTGATCTAAAGAAAATTCTAAACAAAAAGATGACTCTTGTCATTCGCCCTCTAGAACGACTTCTTGCAAATCCACACCTTCTCGGAGGATTTCTTGGATACTTTGATGGAAAACTTTGGACTCGCAGCGGTAACAATGTAACCTTCAATGAAAACCCAATTCAATTTTTGGATTCATTGTATTACTATTTGAATTTAGATACATCTGAACAAAAACCAAGTTCTGAAAAGATTTGGGATCATGATGCAAGTTTACTCAATGAAGCAAAAGCTTTCTATTCCGAACTATCGAATCGAACGGGGCTTAGTTCTTGGAAAGAGTTATCTGAAGCACTTGCAAAAGGTAAAAATCCATCTAAGTCTTTATCGGAAGATCTTTGGAATGCTTCAGTGGCAAGCCATAACGGATTTCAAGCTGGTCTAGAAACACTTCTTCTCCTTCCAAAAATCGGAATCAAATCCAATTTCTTTGGTTTGGATGTGAATGCGGATTTGGATGGGGTAGTGCCAGATGAATTCAAAAACAAAGATACAAGGGATGCGTTTATCAAAACACTAAACCCTCCGCCAAAAATGTCTGGGGATGAAATTGTGGCTCCAATGGGTGGAATGTTCTACTCAAAAGAAGCTCCTAATCTTCCTATGCTGATTAATGAAGGGGATCATTTCCAAGCCGGACAACCTCTCTTTATCATTGAAGTGATGAAGATGTTTAACAAGATTTTGGCACCTGTAAGTGGAACCATTGTGAAAAACTTAATGGTGGATTCAGACGGAAAGATTGTGACAAAAGCACAACCCATCTTTAAAATCAAACCGGATGAAATTCTAAAGGAAGAATCTCCTGAAGAAATTCGGTCTAGAAAAGTAAAAGTAACAAAGGAATTAGGCCTCGGTTAA
- a CDS encoding response regulator encodes MNRKILIIDDSAVFRKIISVHLKNANFDLVEAGDGLEGLKQLETNEVDLIVSDMNMPNMDGISFIKKVKENPKYKFTPIIMLTTESQPEKKQQGMDAGAKAWLTKPFSPEELLDTISKLVT; translated from the coding sequence ATGAACAGAAAGATATTGATCATCGATGACTCAGCAGTATTCAGAAAGATTATCTCAGTACACCTAAAAAATGCCAATTTTGATCTCGTCGAAGCAGGCGATGGATTAGAAGGTTTAAAACAATTAGAAACGAACGAAGTGGACTTGATCGTTTCAGATATGAATATGCCAAACATGGATGGAATTAGCTTTATCAAAAAAGTGAAAGAAAATCCTAAATACAAATTCACTCCCATCATTATGTTAACAACAGAATCCCAACCAGAAAAAAAACAACAAGGTATGGATGCTGGAGCCAAAGCATGGTTAACCAAACCATTTTCTCCTGAAGAATTGTTAGATACCATCTCCAAACTAGTAACATAA
- a CDS encoding protein-glutamate methylesterase/protein-glutamine glutaminase, with translation MKKIKVFVVDDSAVVRQVLTEIFKSDPTFEFLGSASDPIFALDKMNNHWPDVIVLDIEMPRMDGLSFLKKIMTERPTPVVICSTLTTEGSDTAMIAMTLGACEIITKPKIGLKDFLHESTIELTDAVIAAASVSLKALPNPADRKEFSIKTEKKQDISQLQATEKIVAIGTSTGGTIALEEVLTKLARDKTPGIVVVQHMPEKFTETFAKRLDSICDISVREAKDGDRVVRGLALIAPGNRHMTVRRSGAQYFVEVADGPLVNRHKPSVDVLFRSVARQAGQNSKGIIMTGMGDDGASGLLEMKEAGADTIAQNEETSVVFGMPKEAIKRGGVNHILPLTEIYKTILGYG, from the coding sequence ATGAAAAAAATCAAGGTGTTTGTAGTCGATGATTCAGCGGTCGTAAGACAAGTATTAACCGAAATTTTTAAATCGGATCCAACCTTCGAATTTCTGGGAAGTGCGTCCGATCCTATTTTCGCATTAGACAAAATGAACAATCACTGGCCCGATGTAATCGTGTTAGACATCGAAATGCCAAGAATGGATGGTCTGTCATTTCTAAAAAAAATTATGACAGAAAGGCCCACTCCCGTTGTCATTTGTTCCACTTTAACGACAGAAGGTTCCGATACAGCTATGATTGCCATGACCCTCGGTGCCTGCGAAATCATCACAAAACCCAAAATTGGATTAAAAGATTTTTTACATGAATCAACAATCGAACTAACCGATGCAGTAATTGCAGCCGCTTCCGTATCGTTAAAAGCTCTACCCAATCCAGCCGATAGAAAGGAATTTTCTATCAAAACGGAAAAAAAACAAGATATCTCTCAATTGCAAGCCACGGAAAAAATCGTCGCCATAGGAACTTCCACTGGAGGTACGATAGCGCTGGAAGAAGTTCTCACCAAACTCGCAAGAGACAAAACACCGGGTATTGTGGTTGTCCAACATATGCCGGAAAAGTTCACAGAAACTTTTGCCAAACGATTGGATTCTATTTGTGATATTAGTGTTCGAGAAGCAAAAGATGGAGATCGAGTTGTGAGAGGACTTGCACTCATAGCACCAGGGAACCGCCATATGACAGTTCGGCGATCTGGAGCTCAATACTTTGTAGAAGTGGCAGATGGACCTCTAGTGAATCGACACAAACCATCGGTGGATGTATTATTTCGTTCTGTCGCAAGACAAGCGGGACAAAATTCCAAAGGTATCATCATGACAGGAATGGGTGATGATGGAGCCTCGGGACTTCTTGAGATGAAAGAAGCTGGCGCCGATACGATAGCTCAAAATGAAGAAACATCTGTTGTATTTGGTATGCCAAAAGAGGCAATCAAGAGAGGAGGAGTGAATCACATCCTCCCCCTCACTGAAATTTACAAAACAATTTTGGGTTACGGCTAG
- a CDS encoding chemotaxis protein CheW, giving the protein MQELQYLTFLISEELFGLGILYIKEIIEFESVTHVPMMPEYIPGVINLRGNVVPVIDLNMRFYRRKTETNRKTCIIITEIKLENEIIDVGLLVDAVNEVVDITPESIEEPPSFGSKIRLDFIQGLGKLENKFVIILKVNQILELSELQSIQESSSNVA; this is encoded by the coding sequence ATGCAGGAACTTCAATACCTAACTTTTTTAATTTCGGAAGAACTCTTTGGACTGGGAATTTTATATATCAAAGAGATCATTGAATTCGAATCAGTGACCCATGTACCGATGATGCCAGAATATATACCTGGTGTGATTAACCTGAGGGGCAACGTGGTTCCCGTGATAGATCTCAATATGAGGTTTTACAGAAGAAAAACAGAAACCAACCGTAAAACTTGCATTATCATTACGGAAATCAAATTGGAAAATGAAATCATTGATGTTGGTTTACTCGTGGATGCTGTCAACGAAGTGGTTGATATCACCCCAGAATCCATTGAAGAGCCACCTAGTTTCGGTTCAAAAATCCGTTTGGATTTTATCCAAGGCCTAGGAAAATTAGAAAATAAATTTGTCATTATTCTAAAAGTAAACCAAATTCTGGAGCTTTCTGAGTTACAATCCATCCAAGAATCATCGTCAAATGTTGCGTGA
- a CDS encoding STAS domain-containing protein, with translation MEPVQNLKKTDIGFDISWEGYMTVPFVKEWKTLSEVWTSSKGQVFILDLNGIQRVDSAGIQFLMYLKTLSYKNHFSLKLQNHSLPVLKVLDLLGLVSFFGDRVKVKKEHSNEVEFRYGTRKTN, from the coding sequence ATGGAACCAGTCCAAAACTTAAAAAAAACAGACATAGGTTTTGATATCTCTTGGGAAGGGTATATGACAGTTCCCTTTGTCAAGGAATGGAAGACACTATCAGAGGTTTGGACAAGTTCGAAAGGGCAAGTTTTTATTTTGGATTTAAATGGAATCCAACGAGTGGACTCTGCTGGAATTCAGTTTTTAATGTATCTTAAAACTTTGAGTTACAAAAATCATTTTTCCTTAAAACTACAAAATCACTCACTCCCAGTTTTAAAAGTTTTAGACCTACTGGGACTAGTTAGTTTTTTCGGTGATCGGGTGAAGGTAAAAAAAGAGCACTCGAACGAAGTAGAATTTAGATATGGAACGAGGAAAACCAACTAA
- a CDS encoding response regulator: MVESNVNQSQSSQVRTKEHLRRPKEPVLIIEDKKENQVLLEAICKRIGMDADVAEDGKVALEMAAKRPYSLYLVDLMMPVLDGKSFIREQKKIEPNAVFIIQTAIDQIDEIIEIMKMGVYDYLLKPLHVEIVADRIEKALEYVYLKRMESLLVYEESKELKSQLEWLNYKESHRKTNEINSELHSILNLKTTLMQGSGLGAMSTIIDSIQQMKVDLGKEYSINKEFWDLLYENHEHNIAMMSGLDLAVDLIQNNTNLVRTKSEDLLGLLPSLVESFRDEITERELKVNLPVVKQSVFLDLDIESMKVAIHEIFTNGLKYSKRKSHFDVFVTFVDGYFCLSAKNNIIDDEYAKQLAQSEKKLIEPFYRIHPPVESFYSKEKFSLGLGLTMVDFILHRHNGMFFIRNAIDHTTEVKADCIIAEVFLPIQNEK, encoded by the coding sequence ATGGTGGAATCGAACGTAAACCAAAGTCAGTCTTCTCAAGTTCGGACCAAGGAACACCTCAGGCGTCCTAAAGAACCGGTCCTGATCATTGAGGATAAAAAAGAAAATCAGGTCCTGCTCGAAGCAATCTGTAAGAGAATTGGTATGGATGCAGACGTAGCCGAAGATGGAAAGGTAGCCCTTGAAATGGCTGCCAAACGTCCATATAGTCTCTATTTGGTGGATTTAATGATGCCCGTTCTAGATGGAAAATCTTTCATCCGTGAACAAAAAAAAATAGAACCAAACGCTGTTTTTATCATTCAAACTGCCATCGACCAAATCGATGAAATCATCGAAATCATGAAAATGGGGGTGTATGATTATCTTTTAAAGCCTCTCCATGTCGAAATTGTTGCAGATCGTATTGAAAAAGCATTAGAATACGTCTACTTGAAGAGAATGGAATCGCTTCTCGTTTATGAGGAATCAAAAGAATTAAAGAGCCAATTGGAATGGCTAAATTACAAAGAATCACATAGAAAAACCAATGAGATCAATTCAGAACTCCACTCAATTCTTAATTTAAAAACAACATTAATGCAAGGTTCGGGCCTTGGTGCAATGTCGACTATCATCGATTCCATCCAACAAATGAAAGTTGACCTTGGAAAAGAGTATTCAATCAACAAAGAATTTTGGGATCTTTTGTATGAAAATCACGAACATAATATTGCGATGATGAGTGGATTAGATCTAGCCGTAGATCTAATCCAAAACAATACAAATTTAGTTAGAACCAAGAGTGAAGACCTACTCGGTTTACTTCCTTCCCTTGTTGAATCATTTCGTGATGAAATTACTGAACGTGAATTAAAGGTAAACTTGCCTGTTGTAAAACAATCTGTTTTCCTTGACCTTGATATAGAATCAATGAAAGTAGCCATTCATGAAATATTTACGAATGGACTTAAATATTCCAAAAGAAAATCTCATTTTGATGTGTTTGTTACCTTTGTGGATGGTTACTTTTGCCTCTCAGCAAAAAACAACATCATCGATGATGAATATGCCAAACAATTGGCTCAGTCTGAAAAAAAACTGATCGAACCTTTTTATAGAATCCACCCACCCGTTGAAAGTTTTTATTCAAAAGAAAAGTTCAGTTTGGGATTGGGGTTAACGATGGTTGACTTTATTCTGCATAGACATAATGGAATGTTTTTTATTCGAAATGCCATCGACCATACTACGGAAGTCAAAGCAGACTGCATCATTGCTGAAGTATTTTTACCAATCCAAAACGAAAAATAA